In a single window of the Syngnathus typhle isolate RoL2023-S1 ecotype Sweden linkage group LG19, RoL_Styp_1.0, whole genome shotgun sequence genome:
- the selenoj gene encoding selenoprotein J, producing MAMSVQSRALGAVIGAAVADAAAQPMHWIYNLDRLREVLADLEPTPEFRADSANPFYRRKTGEQTCYGDQAYVLLESLSQCGGINVEDLTQRFYKFFGPETVYDLPVNDPYRKEGGPKAVLPIDGPWRHASIKVFLKNVDSGKEETGCDKDCQMDGITKLAPVVAFYAGRPEMLDQVEKVTRVTQNNDICVAVTLAAARFLEHFILNGPSSKALEAVLAQLNDPQRQNPQELDNAIIAHVNEVKKNLAKPTQQLIPALFTNTUALPGAFQGALHGVLTSSRLDEGVRDTMRCGGCTASRASFIGACFGAQTGLQGIPESWKTRTLRYPRLLELVEKMFQKST from the exons ATGGCCATGAGTGTGCAAAGCAGAGCCCTTGGGGCCGTTATAGGGGCCGCTGTAGCAGATGCAGCAG CCCAGCCCATGCACTGGATTTACAATCTAGACAGACTCCGAGAAGTTCTCGCTGACCTGGAACCCACACCAGAGTTTCGTGCCGACTCTGCAAATCCTTTTTACCGCAGGAAGACGGGCGAGCAGACGTGCTATGGAGACCAAGCTTACGTCCTGTTGGAATCATTGAGTCAGTGTGGAG GTATCAACGTGGAGGATTTGACTCAGCGTTTCTACAAATTCTTTGGCCCGGAGACAGTGTATGACCTGCCAGTCAATGACCCTTACCGCAAGGAAGGAG gcCCCAAAGCTGTCCTTCCGATTGATGGTCCATGGAGGCATGCGAGCATCAAagttttcttaaaaaatgtgGATTCCGGCAAAGAAGAAActg gcTGTGACAAGGACTGCCAAATGGACGGCATTACCAAGCTAGCCCCAGTGGTAGCTTTTTATGCCGGCCGACCTGAAATGCTGGACCAAGTGGAAAAAGTTACACGGGTGACCCAAAATAACGACATATGTGTGGCTGTGACATTGGCTGCGGCTCG GTTTTTGGAACATTTCATTCTGAATGGTCCAAGTTCCAAAGCTCTGGAAGCAGTTTTGGCTCAGTTGAATGATCCACAAAGACAAAATCCTCAAGAGCTTGATAATGCAATCATCG CACATGTCAACGAGGTGAAGAAAAACCTGGCCAAGCCGACCCAGCAGCTCATACCCGCTCTCTTCACAAACACATGAG CTTTGCCCGGTGCGTTCCAAGGAGCGCTACATGGAGTCCTGACATCCAGTCGATTGGATGAAGGCGTCAGGGACACCATGCGCTGCGGGGGATGCACCGCCAGCCGAGCTTCTTTCATCGGCGCCTGCTTCGGGGCACAG ACTGGCCTCCAAGGAATCCCCGAGTCCTGGAAGACGAGAACCCTCAGATATCCTCGACTGCTGGAGCTAGTTGAAAAGATGTTCCAAAAATCAACTTAA
- the LOC133143679 gene encoding endophilin-B1-like yields the protein MDFNVKRLAADAGTFLSRAVQFTEEKFGQAEKTELDAHLENLLVRAEATKQWTEKIMKQTEVLLQPNPNARLEEFVYEKLEKKVPTRLNNHELLGQSMIDSGNEFGPGTAYGNALIKCGETQKQIGGAERELIQSSAINFLTPFRNFLEGDFKTILKERKLLQVKRLDLDAAKTRLKKARMADARAVAEQELRMTQSEFDRQAEITRLLLEGVSSTHAHHLRCLNDLVEAQTIYYAQCYQYMVDLQKQLGSFPSTFSNNNQSSVTEGASISVPTIPVSASLPTSSSRGGSTASGGFSELRSSSGSRKARVLYDYDAASSSELSLLADEVITVSSVPGMDSDWLMGERGSQKGKVPITYLELLN from the exons ATGGATTTTAATGTTAAACGTCTCGCTGCAGATGCGGGTACTTTTCTGAGCCGTGCTGTGCAA TTCACAGAAGAGAAGTTTGGCCAGGCTGAGAAGACAGAGTTGGATGCCCATTTGGAGAATCTTTTGGTAAGAGCTGAGGCCACCAAGCAATGGACAGAGAAGATTATGAAGCAGACGGAAGTCTTATTACAGCCCAACCCAA ATGCCCGACTTGAGGAATTTGTGTATGAGAAATTGGAAAAAAAGGTCCCGACACGACTGAACAATCATGAACTGTTGGGCCAGTCTATGATTGACTCCGGGAATGAATTTGGTCCTGGCACTGCTTATG GAAATGCTTTGATCAAATGTGGCGAGACCCAGAAACAGATTGGCGGCGCTGAGCGAGAGTTAATTCAAAGTTCTGCCATCAATTTCCTGACCCCATTCAGGAACTTTCTCGAGGGGGACTTCAAAACAATCCTG AAAGAACGAAAGCTGCTGCAGGTCAAGCGCTTGGATCTGGATGCGGCCAAAACAAGACTCAAGAAAGCCCGCATGGCTGATGCTCGAGCTGTG GCAGAACAGGAGTTGAGAATGACTCAGAGTGAATTTGACCGTCAGGCTGAGATCACCCGACTGCTGCTAGAAGGCGTCAGCAGCACCCAT GCACACCATCTACGCTGCTTGAATGATCTGGTGGAGGCTCAGACGATATACTACGCGCAATGTTACCAGTATATGGTGGATCTGCAAAAGCAGCTGGGAAG TTTCCCGTCAACCTTCTCCAATAACAACCAGTCGTCAGTTACGGAAGGGGCCAGCATCTCTGTGCCCACCATACCGGTGTCGGCCTCCCTGCCCACCTCTTCCAGCCGCGGCGGCTCTACCGCCTCGGGCGGATTCAGCGAATTGCGCAGCTCCAGCGGCAGCCGCAAGGCCAGAGTCCTTTACGACTACGACGCGGCCAGCAGCAGTGAGCTTTCCTTGCTGGCTGATGAG GTTATCACAGTCAGCAGCGTGCCAGGCATGGATTCAGACTGGCTGATGGGAGAGCGAGGCAGCCAGAAGGGCAAAGTGCCAATTACCTACCTGGAGCTACTTAACTGA
- the nrros gene encoding transforming growth factor beta activator LRRC33, whose translation MSVHGTSSIICCLLLPMWILLAPASSHPQHSQCKMTQRTALCNNSNLTSVPAGLPSSTEELQLNHNLLKTLQDDALQYPSLTTLSLACNQMEGLHPNTFQSTKLLKNLNLAMNNLYVSYTQTSDALKTLPGIKFLDLSENRLDEEMAAVLLQNLTSLEYLNLSGNLLRRLDETSFRDLRQVRELDLQRNLLFEIDNAFDGNPRLQRLNLAFNYLPCLTDFHMSQLVVLNASHNFIEWFITRPDANVTFQIETLDLSDNQLLFFPFLPEMSRLRNLHLSHNVVSFYEHLTDNVTFPNLTSTVDFHNLGRNTSTVTAKLWDDSLHGDVSSVELLDLRGNKLQYFPRGFIRKMPSLSRLRIRSNCLESLNLTSERFSASLLELDVSDNGLIEIAADDVTLRTLSNLTYLNLSRNDLDCSSSRRLFSLPGLRSMDLSYSNIGKCLREAGVAWNTTESLRQLFLKGSHLERIPPSAFSGLALTHLELSDNPGLRGQQSIKSLSRTLQHLGLGNTHVGELDFADFLNLKSLNISCNSLEDLPASVSSLDLRQLDLRDNKLSTIPSDQADALASKLHTVFLTGNPFNCCRSEWFRTFTTTKTVHVVGQSDIECADLFQTRSIRHYRSFLCRDESGESFFWYILLFGTICISFVGIVVIVVLTLKPKVIHKSIKKKYLKPTSY comes from the exons ATGTCAGTTCACGGCACGTCGTCCATCATCTGTTGCTTACTGCTACCCATGTGGATCCTCCTCGCACCAGCCTCAAGTCATCCACAACACAGTCAGTGTAAGATG ACGCAACGAACGGCTCTCTGCAACAATTCCAACCTCACGTCGGTACCGGCGGGACTACCAAGCAGCACCGAAGAACTTCAACTCAATCACAATCTTCTCAAGACACTACAGGACGACGCTCTTCAGTATCCCTCGCTCACTACCCTCAGTTTAGCCTGCAACCAGATGGAAGGATTGCATCCAAACACTTTTCAATCTACCAAATTGTTAAAAAATCTTAATTTGGCAATGAATAATCTGTATGTTAGCTACACGCAAACCAGCGATGCTTTAAAGACGCTGCCCGGGATCAAATTTTTAGATCTATCCGAGAATCGGTTAGATGAAGAAATGGCTGCCGTCCTTCTTCAAAATCTGACATCGCTGGAGTACTTAAATCTTTCGGGGAATCTCTTACGGCGTCTGGACGAGACGTCGTTCAGAGATCTTCGCCAGGTGAGAGAGCTGGACCTGCAGAGGAACCTCCTGTTTGAGATCGACAACGCCTTTGACGGCAATCCCAGATTGCAGCGGCTCAACTTGGCCTTCAATTATCTACCTTGCTTGACGGACTTCCACATGAGCCAGCTGGTGGTTCTAAACGCCAGCCACAACTTCATCGAATGGTTCATCACCAGGCCGGACGCGAACGTCACTTTTCAAATCGAGACGCTCGATCTATCCGATAACCAGCTGCTCTTCTTTCCGTTCTTACCCGAGATGAGCCGCCTACGCAATCTCCACCTGTCCCACAACGTTGTGAGTTTTTATGAGCACCTAACGGACAACgtcacattcccaaacttgacCTCCACTGTCGATTTCCACAACCTGGGGAGGAACACCAGCACCGTCACGGCTAAGCTATGGGACGACAGCCTTCACGGCGACGTCTCCTCGGTGGAGCTTCTAGATCTACGAGGAAACAAGTTGCAGTACTTCCCACGGGGATTCATCCGTAAAATGCCATCCCTGTCCAGACTGCGGATACGAAGCAACTGTCTGGAAAGCTTGAATCTAACATCCGAGCGATTCTCGGCTAGCTTGTTGGAGTTGGACGTTAGCGACAACGGACTGATAGAGATTGCAGCGGATGATGTTACGCTGAGGACGCTTAGCAACTTGACGTACCTTAACCTCAGCCGGAACGATCTGGACTGCTCATCCTCGAGACGATTGTTCAGTTTACCGGGTCTTCGGTCAATGGACCTCAGTTACAGCAACATAGGGAAATGTCTCCGTGAGGCAGGTGTAGCCTGGAACACCACTGAGTCCTTGAGGCAGCTTTTTCTCAAGGGAAGCCATCTTGAGAGAATTCCACCATCTGCATTCTCTGGACTCGCTCTCACGCATTTAGAACTTTCCGACAACCCTGGACTAAGAGGCCAGCAGTCGATCAAAAGTCTGAGCAGAACGTTACAGCACTTAGGTTTGGGAAACACACACGTTGGGGAATTGGACTTTGCAGATTTTCTAAATCTGAAGTCTCTGAATATTTCATGCAACTCCCTCGAGGATCTTCCGGCTTCAGTGTCAAGTCTTGACTTAAGACAGCTCGATTTGAGGGACAACAAGTTGTCGACGATTCCCTCGGATCAGGCCGACGCGTTAGCTTCGAAACTTCACACCGTTTTCCTGACGGGGAATCCATTCAACTGCTGCCGAAGCGAATGGTTCAGGACTTTCACGACAACAAAGACCGTCCACGTGGTCGGCCAGTCGGACATCGAATGCGCGGATCTCTTCCAAACACGCAGCATTCGGCATTACCGCTCATTTTTGTGCCGTGACGAAAGCGGAGAATCTTTTTTTTGGTACATCCTGCTTTTTGGCACCATTTGCATTTCTTTCGTGGGCATTGTTGTTATTGTAGTTCTCACACTCAAGCCCAAAGTGATCCACaaatcaatcaaaaaaaaatatttaaagccTACGTCCTACTGA
- the ngdn gene encoding neuroguidin: MASTVDNDLIDKDLPETVNLLNSLAEQVAAVTSHVRELSTKVKDGVFQTTKGLSFLDLRNHLLLFYLQDLTHLISIKTQGGKIKESEALTRLVTVRTVLEKMRPLDHKLKYQIDKLVRTAVTGSLAENDPLQLRPNPENLISKLSESEDEEGQVSEKKVAHSADKKYIPPKIAAVYYDGDMTEADKKKAQMERQRRIALRSSVIQELRQQYSDAPEEIREKQDFQNERESREELHRKDFEESMMVRLNVPSRDRSGKKRSVMSMSGQLGGITHFGDITALTGGEGGQDADNPQPKKKKKQVMKKKTKRKAFKKRR, from the exons ATGGCTTCCACCGTCGACAAC GACTTGATTGATAAGGATTTGCCCGAGACTGTAAACCTGCTGAATAGCCTCGCAGAACAG GTGGCAGCGGTTACCAGCCATGTTCGAGAGCTGAGCACCAAAGTTAAAGATGGTGTGTTTCAGACAACAAAG GGTTTGTCATTTCTGGATCTTCGCAATCATCTGCTGCTCTTCTATCTTCAAGACCTCACTCATCTGATCAGCATCAAGACACAAggtggaaaaataaaagaaagtgaAGCCTTAACCCGACTTGTAACAGTCAGGACG GTCCTGGAGAAGATGCGACCTCTTGATCACAAACTCAAGTACCAAATTGATAAACTAGTGCGCACAGCTGTCACTGGTAGTTTGG CTGAAAATGACCCGCTGCAGCTTCGTCCTAACCCGGAGAATCTCATCAGTAAA CTGAGTGAGTCTGAAGATGAAGAGGGCCAGGTATCAGAGAAGAAAGTGGCCCACTCCGCTGACAAGAAATACATTCCACCCAAGATTGCGGCTGTGTATTAtg atggcgacatgaCAGAAGCGGACAAAAAGAAGGCTCAGATGGAGCGTCAGCGGCGTATTGCGTTGAGAAGTTCTGTGATCCAGGAGCTGCGGCAGCAGTACAGCGACGCGCCCGAGGAGATCCGTGAAAAACAGGACTTCCAGAATGAGCGAGAAAGCCGCGAGGAGCTACACAG GAAAGATTTTGAGGAATCCATGATGGTTCGACTGAACGTGCCAAGCCGAGATAGAAGCGGCAAAAAGCGAAGCGTTATGTCCATGTCTGGTCAGCTGGGTGGCATCACACACTTTGGGGACATTACAGCGCTGACAGGTGGTGAGGGCGGCCAG GATGCTGATAACCCTCagcccaagaagaagaagaagcaggtcATGAAGAAGAAAACGAAAAGAAAAG CCTTCAAGAAGCGCAGATAG
- the cebp1 gene encoding CCAAT/enhancer binding protein (C/EBP) 1 isoform X1 — MQMCESRVSSVIQEWMTPYQNQAHVTLNPTSSSPAGSSNLVSMDMITYSQSQGLRGSSEDRIDEQMMGLSYLPYASSCLSGAASSGNHHQNHGNNLQEFSPPFILPTMRAPVAKRSISKDSAEYRLRRERNNIAVRKSRDKARRRILMTQQRALQLQEENQKLQMKIGQLSQELDTLRHILSQQHLPGSDEGAAGVTAV; from the exons ATG CAGATGTGTGAATCCAGGGTGTCCTCTGTCATCCAGGAGTGGATGACTCCATATCAGAATCAAGCCCACGTGACATTGAACCCAACATCTTCAAGCCCTGCCGGCTCATCCAATTTGGTTTCAATGGACATGATAACATACAGCCAGTCGCAAGGATTGAGGGGGAGCAGTGAGGACCGAATAGACGAGCAGATGATGGGACTGTCGTACCTGCCGTACGCGTCCTCTTGTCTCAGCGGCGCCGCAAGTTCTGGGAACCACCATCAGAACCACGGCAACAATTTGCAG GAGTTCTCTCCTCCTTTCATCTTGCCAACCATGCGTGCGCCGGTGGCCAAGAGGAGCATCAGCAAGGACAGCGCAGAGTATCGGCTGCGACGCGAGAGGAACAACATCGCCGTGCGGAAGAGTCGAGACAAAGCGCGCAGGAGGATCCTGATGACACAACAGAGGGCCCTGCAGCTGCAAGAGGAGAACCAGAAGCTGCAGATGAAGATCGGACAGCTCTCACAGGAGCTGGACACTCTCCGACATATCCTGTCTCAGCAGCACCTGCCGGGAAGTGACGAGGGGGCCGCGGGGGTCACCGCCGTCTGA
- the cebp1 gene encoding CCAAT/enhancer binding protein (C/EBP) 1 isoform X3: protein MEWMTPYQNQAHVTLNPTSSSPAGSSNLVSMDMITYSQSQGLRGSSEDRIDEQMMGLSYLPYASSCLSGAASSGNHHQNHGNNLQEFSPPFILPTMRAPVAKRSISKDSAEYRLRRERNNIAVRKSRDKARRRILMTQQRALQLQEENQKLQMKIGQLSQELDTLRHILSQQHLPGSDEGAAGVTAV from the exons ATG GAGTGGATGACTCCATATCAGAATCAAGCCCACGTGACATTGAACCCAACATCTTCAAGCCCTGCCGGCTCATCCAATTTGGTTTCAATGGACATGATAACATACAGCCAGTCGCAAGGATTGAGGGGGAGCAGTGAGGACCGAATAGACGAGCAGATGATGGGACTGTCGTACCTGCCGTACGCGTCCTCTTGTCTCAGCGGCGCCGCAAGTTCTGGGAACCACCATCAGAACCACGGCAACAATTTGCAG GAGTTCTCTCCTCCTTTCATCTTGCCAACCATGCGTGCGCCGGTGGCCAAGAGGAGCATCAGCAAGGACAGCGCAGAGTATCGGCTGCGACGCGAGAGGAACAACATCGCCGTGCGGAAGAGTCGAGACAAAGCGCGCAGGAGGATCCTGATGACACAACAGAGGGCCCTGCAGCTGCAAGAGGAGAACCAGAAGCTGCAGATGAAGATCGGACAGCTCTCACAGGAGCTGGACACTCTCCGACATATCCTGTCTCAGCAGCACCTGCCGGGAAGTGACGAGGGGGCCGCGGGGGTCACCGCCGTCTGA
- the cebp1 gene encoding CCAAT/enhancer binding protein (C/EBP) 1 isoform X2, whose translation MMCESRVSSVIQEWMTPYQNQAHVTLNPTSSSPAGSSNLVSMDMITYSQSQGLRGSSEDRIDEQMMGLSYLPYASSCLSGAASSGNHHQNHGNNLQEFSPPFILPTMRAPVAKRSISKDSAEYRLRRERNNIAVRKSRDKARRRILMTQQRALQLQEENQKLQMKIGQLSQELDTLRHILSQQHLPGSDEGAAGVTAV comes from the exons ATG ATGTGTGAATCCAGGGTGTCCTCTGTCATCCAGGAGTGGATGACTCCATATCAGAATCAAGCCCACGTGACATTGAACCCAACATCTTCAAGCCCTGCCGGCTCATCCAATTTGGTTTCAATGGACATGATAACATACAGCCAGTCGCAAGGATTGAGGGGGAGCAGTGAGGACCGAATAGACGAGCAGATGATGGGACTGTCGTACCTGCCGTACGCGTCCTCTTGTCTCAGCGGCGCCGCAAGTTCTGGGAACCACCATCAGAACCACGGCAACAATTTGCAG GAGTTCTCTCCTCCTTTCATCTTGCCAACCATGCGTGCGCCGGTGGCCAAGAGGAGCATCAGCAAGGACAGCGCAGAGTATCGGCTGCGACGCGAGAGGAACAACATCGCCGTGCGGAAGAGTCGAGACAAAGCGCGCAGGAGGATCCTGATGACACAACAGAGGGCCCTGCAGCTGCAAGAGGAGAACCAGAAGCTGCAGATGAAGATCGGACAGCTCTCACAGGAGCTGGACACTCTCCGACATATCCTGTCTCAGCAGCACCTGCCGGGAAGTGACGAGGGGGCCGCGGGGGTCACCGCCGTCTGA
- the slc22a17 gene encoding solute carrier family 22 member 17, with the protein MTSPDSPPLVSPSPCPPPPPSLPTSPVPSSPAPSSSSLPLPPSLPPTGEVMVLALGRKKQRVLIVLSILPNLFLAFLLSSDPLITLSSPHHCHLPGPSPSPEMLNISLPWEKGLRPGESGELSQCKQYANGTQSVVVDCQAGWDYKVTEGLKNNIVTEWDLVCDRYWLVPVEEVCFILGALTGCLGLGFAADRMGRSKTLLASLTLSVVFGVLVCVSPYPSIFIVMRFCLAAANAGVYLILYISRLELCEPSLRLISTVLAGLMTVSGELLLLAVALGCQSWRGLLGTGAAPLALFLCYGIPGVFPESPRWLLLCERHSDMNSFGERRNSSRDLRDDESFTELDSEPTPSSRPHLSFPELVHSRNIWKNICVLGFTSFISHGISHCYSSFRGDVRGTAPGFYWTYLLSVCAGGAAWVLLWVTVDRCGRRGILLLFMTMTGLASLILLGLMKYLSENAITVFSVMGLFSSQATASLCILLTAEIMPTVIRGTGVGVVLALGCVGRLSSPLMDLRNHYGYFLHHVVYSSLALLAVLSILLLPESKRKPLPQTLADGEQYRRPPLGRRRRDNVPLLATPNPET; encoded by the exons ATGACATCGCCAGACTCCCCCCCTCTTGTCTCTCCTTCCCCatgtccccctcctcctccatccctCCCCACATCCCCCGTGCCATCCTCCCCTGccccgtcctcctcctccctcccgcTCCCACCCTCGTTGCCCCCCACGGGGGAGGTGATGGTCCTGGCTCTGGGTCGGAAGAAGCAAAGGGTCCTGATTGTTTTATCAATCCTTCCCAATCTCTTCTTGGCCTTCCTGCTCTCCTCCGACCCCCTCATCACCCTCTCCTCGCCACACCACTGCCACCTCCCGGGGCCGTCGCCTTCGCCCGAGATGCTGAACATCTCCTTGCCCTGGGAGAAAGGCTTGCGGCCCGGTGAGAGCGGAGAGCTTTCCCAGTGTAAGCAGTACGCCAACGGGACCCAGTCGGTCGTGGTGGACTGCCAGGCGGGCTGGGACTACAAAGTCACGGAAGGGCTGAAGAACAACATCGTAACTGAG TGGGATCTGGTGTGCGATCGCTATTGGCTGGTTCCAGTGGAGGAGGTGTGCTTCATTTTGGGGGCTCTGACCGGTTGCCTCGGCCTCGGTTTCGCCGCCGACAG AATGGGCCGCTCCAAGACCTTGTTGGCGTCGCTCACTCTCTCGGTGGTGTTTGGCGTTTTGGTGTGCGTCTCCCCGTACCCTTCCATTTTCATCGTCATGCGTTTCTGTCTGGCGGCTGCCAACGCCGGGGTCTACCTCATCCTTTACATCTCGC ggctggAGTTGTGTGAGCCTTCGCTCAGGTTGATATCTACCGTACTGGCGGGACTGATGACTGTTTCCGGGGAGCTGCTCCTGCTGGCGGTGGCGCTCGGTTGTCAGTCCTGGAGAGGTCTGCTGGGAACCGGTGCCGCCCCGCTAGCGCTCTTCCTCTGCTACGG CATTCCTGGAGTTTTCCCAGAGTCTCCTCGCTGGCTCCTGCTGTGCGAGCGACACAGCGACATGAATTCCTTCGGCGAGAGGAGAAACTCCAGCAGAGATCTGAGGGATGACGAGAGCTTCACAG AGCTGGATTCGGAGCCGACGCCCTCCTCGCGTCCCCACCTTTCCTTCCCTGAGCTCGTCCACAGTAGGAACATCTGGAAGAACATTTGCGTGCTCGGCTTCACCTC ATTCATCTCTCACGGCATCAGCCACTGCTACAGCTCTTTCCGAGGCGACGTCCGAGGCACGGCCCCCGGCTTTTATTGGACGTACCTCCTCTCGGTGTGCGCGGGCGGCGCCGCCTGGGTGTTGCTGTGGGTGACTGTGGACAGATGCGGTCGGCGTGGCATCCTTTTGCTCTTCATGACGATGACGGGCTTGGCCTCCTTAATCCTACTGGGACTTATGAAGT ATCTCAGTGAGAACGCCATCACCGTCTTCTCCGTGATGGGCCTCTTCTCATCGCAGGCCACCGCTTCCCTGTGCATTCTCCTCACTGCAGAGATCATGCCCACTGTCATCAG AGGGACAGGCGTGGGCGTTGTGCTGGCCCTGGGCTGCGTGGGCCGCCTCAGCTCGCCACTCATGGACCTGAGGAACCACTACGGCTACTTCTTGCACCACGTGGTCTATTCCTCTCTCGCCTTGCTGGCCGTGTTGTCCATCCTGCTTCTGCCCGAGAGCAAGAGGAAGCCGCTGCCTCAGACTCTGGCCGACGGGGAACAATACAGGCGTCCCCCGCTGGGCAGGAGGAGGCGGGACAACGTGCCCCTGCTGGCCACGCCCAACCCGGAGACTTAA